One window of the Rissa tridactyla isolate bRisTri1 chromosome 9, bRisTri1.patW.cur.20221130, whole genome shotgun sequence genome contains the following:
- the KIF23 gene encoding kinesin-like protein KIF23 isoform X2 translates to MMATAKKPRRPILKKPSNPSLRDPVGVYCRVRPLSRPDQECCIEVISDTTVQMHPPDGYRIFRNGEYRETQYSFKEVFGTLVVQKKVFDVVAKPLVEDLIRGKNGLLFTYGVTGSGKTHTMTGSPGDGGLLPRCLDMIFNSIGPFQAKRFVFKLDDKNGVDVQCEVDALLERQKRDVMPVPKPTPGKRQIDPEIADMINVQDQCKVEEVDEDNVYCVFVSYIEIYNNYIYDLLEEAPFDPIKPKWNNCNTPVRNGDFIPPQSKILREDQNHNMYVTGCTEVEVKSTEEAFEVFWRGQKKRRIANTQLNRESSRSHSVFIIKLAQAPLDADGDKVLQEKEQITLSQLSLVDLAGSERTNRTKAEGNRLREAGNINQSLMTLRTCIEVLRENQMYGLNKMVPYRDSKLTHLFKNYFDGEGKVRMIVCVNPKAEDYEESLQVMRFAEMTQEVEVARPVDRPLCGLTPGRRFRNQAFQEELSRKLEMRGGPVDAETEEQSVLETILQNFPPLPACELLDINDDQTLPKLIEVLEKRHKLRQMLIKEFSKAVLTFKTMLQEFDCSVASKENYIKGRLSEKEKTIAGQKTEIERLEKKIKTLEYKIEILEKTATIYEEDKRNLQQELESKSQKLQRQASDKRRLEARFQGMVAETTMKWEKECERRVAAKQLEMQNKLWVKDEKLKQLKAIVTEPKSDKPERPSRERDREKPVQRSVSPSPVPPSSNFIAQVPNSQQLVSNPQVHRRSNSCSSISVASCVMEWEQKTPSHKHTSGTSNARSRQQEPEQSRDCYTSDRRRGMCWTGVIEVPRRRDELEIEEDQCCRNAPPVRLRHRRSRSAGERWVDHKPPSNLPTETVMQPHVPHAITVAAASEKALAKCDKYMLTHQELASDGEIETKLIKGDVFKTRGGGQAVQFTDIETLKQESPTGRKRRSSPSNPDPPEDAAESEWTDVETRCSVAVEMRAGSALGPGYEHHAQPKRRKP, encoded by the exons ATGATGGCGAC GGCCAAGAAGCCGCGGAGGCCGATACTGAAGAAGCCGTCCAACCCCAGCCTGAGGGACCCCGTGGGG gtgTACTGCAGGGTGCGGCCGCTCAGCCGCCCGGACCAGGAGTGCTGCATCGAGGTCATCAGCGACACCACCGTGCAGATGCACCCGCCCGACGGCTACAGGATATTCCGCAACGGGGAGTACCGAGAG ACACAGTATTCATTTAAAGAAGTGTTTGGCACCCTTGTTGTTCAGAAGAAGGTTTTCGATGTGGTGGCTAAACCTCTAGTGGAAGATCTCATTCGTGGGAAAAATG GTCTTCTTTTTACATATGGCGTGACAGGCAGTGGAAAAACACACACCATGACAGGATCTCCTGGTGATGGAGGACTTCTCCCGCGGTGTTTGGATATGATCTTCAACAGTATAGGACCATTCCAGGCCAAGCGATTT GTTTTTAAGCTTGATGACAAGAATGGTGTGGATGTCCAGTGTGAAGTAGATGCTCTCTTAGAGCGCCAGAAAAGAGATGTCATGCCTGTTCCAAAACCTACACCTGGCAA GCGACAAATAGACCCAGAAATTGCTGATATGATCAATGTGCAAGATCAGTGTAAGGTGGAAGAAGTGGATGAAGATAATGTCTACTGTGTCTTTGTCTCCTATATTGAGATCTACAACAACTACATATATGACCTCTTGGAGGAAGCTCCCTTTGATCCTATAAAACCAAA GTGGAACAATTGCAACACTCCTGTGCGAAATGGTGACTTTAT ACCTCCGCAATCCAAAATACTTCGTGAGGACCAGAATCACAACATGTATGTCACAGGATGCACAGAAGTAGAAGTGAAATCTACAGAAGAAGCTTTTGAAGTGTTCTGGAGAG GTCAAAAGAAGAGGCGTATTGCGAACACTCAGCTGAATCGGGAATCTAGTCGCTCTCACAGTGTTTTTATAATAAAGTTGGCTCAGGCACCCCTGGATGCGGATGGAGATAAAGTGCTACAG GAGAAAGAACAGATCACTTTAAGCCAGCTGTCTCTAGTTGATCTGGCTGGAAGCGAAAGAACTAACAGAACAAAAGCCGAAGGGAACAGGTTGCGAGAAGCAG gtAATATTAATCAGTCCCTAATGACATTGAGAACATGTATTGAAGTTCTAAGGGAAAACCAGATGTATGGATTAAATAAG ATGGTTCCGTACAGAGATTCCAAACTGACTCATCTTTTCAAGAACTATTTTGATGGTGAAGGCAAAGTGCGTATGATTGTATGTGTTAATCCTAAAGCTGAGGACTACGAGGAAAGCTTG CAAGTCATGCGCTTCGCAGAAATGACGCAGGAGGTCGAAGTTGCGAGACCTGTTGACAGACCGCTCTGTGGCTTAACGCCGGGACGGCGCTTTAGGAATCAGGCCTTCCAAGAGGAACTCTCACGGAAACTGGAGATGCGGGGCGGCCCAGTAGATGCAG aaacagaagagcaatCTGTTTTAGAAACAATTCTGCAGAACTTTCCTCCATTGCCCGCATGTGAGCTATTGGATATTAATGATGATCAAACACTTCCAAAGCTTATTGAAGTCCTGGAAAAACGCCATAAACTACGACAAATGTTGATAAAGGAATTCTCCAAAGCTG TGCTTACCTTTAAAACAATGCTGCAAGAATTTGACTGCAGTGTTGCATCCAAGGAAAACTATATTAAAGGAAGActgtctgaaaaagagaaaacaatagcgggacagaaaacagaaatagagcgcctggagaagaaaattaaaactttggAATACAAG aTTGAGATCTTAGAGAAAACTGCAACAATTTATGAAGAAGACAAGCGTAATCTTCAGCAAGAACTAGAAAGCAAGAGCCAGAAATTGCAGCGTCAGGCTTCTGACAAGCGTAGATTGGAGGCACGGTTTCAAGGCATGGTGGCAGAAACAACCATGAAATGGGAGAAGGAGTGT GAGCGTCGGGTagcagcaaagcagctggagATGCAGAACAAACTTTGGGTCAAAGACGAAAAGCTGAAGCAACTGAAGGCCATTGTTACTGAACCAAAAAGTGACAAGCCAGAGAGGCCTTCGCGGGAGAGAGACCGAGAGAAGCCTGTTCAGCGATCAGTGTCTCCTTCACCAGTACCT CCTTCTAGTAACTTTATTGCTCAGGTCCCTAACAGCCAGCAGCTCGTGAGCAACCCGCAGGTTCACAGGCGTTCTAATTCTTGTAGCAGCATTTCTGTGGCATCCTGTGTTATGGAATGGGAGCAGAAAACCCCTTCGCACAAGCATACCAGTGGCACTTCTAATGCCAGGAGTAGACAACAAGAACCAGAACAAAGTAGAGACTGTTACACCTCAGACAGAAGGCGAGGGATGTGCTGGACTGGAGTCATTGAGGTTCCCAGGCGTAGAGATGAGCTAGAAATAGAAGAGGATCAATGCTGCAGG AATGCACCTCCGGTTCGCCTCAGACACAGACGGTCGCGCTCAGCTGGGGAGAGATGGGTAGATCATAAGCCACCTTCTAATCTGCCCACTGAGACAGTCATGCAGCCGCATGTCCCCCACGCCATCACGGTGGCGGCTGCAAGTGAAAAGGCACTAGCTAAGTGTGACAAGTATATGCTGACGCACCAGGAGCTAGCCTCTGATGGGGAGATTGAAACAAAACTAATTAAG GGTGATGTGTTCAAAACCAGGGGTGGAGGACAGGCTGTGCAGTTCACAGATATAGAGACTCTGAAGCAAGAATCTCCAACCGG TCGAAAGCGAAGATCATCCCCTTCTAATCCTGACCCACCTGAGGATGCTGCGGAATCCGAATGGACTGATGTAGAAACCAGA TGTTCCGTGGCAGTGGAGATGAGGGCAGGGTCAGCTCTTGGACCTGGATACGAGCATCACGCTCAGCCCAA gcgAAGAAAGCCATGA
- the KIF23 gene encoding kinesin-like protein KIF23 isoform X3: MMATRAKKPRRPILKKPSNPSLRDPVGVYCRVRPLSRPDQECCIEVISDTTVQMHPPDGYRIFRNGEYRETQYSFKEVFGTLVVQKKVFDVVAKPLVEDLIRGKNGLLFTYGVTGSGKTHTMTGSPGDGGLLPRCLDMIFNSIGPFQAKRFVFKLDDKNGVDVQCEVDALLERQKRDVMPVPKPTPGKRQIDPEIADMINVQDQCKVEEVDEDNVYCVFVSYIEIYNNYIYDLLEEAPFDPIKPKPPQSKILREDQNHNMYVTGCTEVEVKSTEEAFEVFWRGQKKRRIANTQLNRESSRSHSVFIIKLAQAPLDADGDKVLQEKEQITLSQLSLVDLAGSERTNRTKAEGNRLREAGNINQSLMTLRTCIEVLRENQMYGLNKMVPYRDSKLTHLFKNYFDGEGKVRMIVCVNPKAEDYEESLQVMRFAEMTQEVEVARPVDRPLCGLTPGRRFRNQAFQEELSRKLEMRGGPVDAETEEQSVLETILQNFPPLPACELLDINDDQTLPKLIEVLEKRHKLRQMLIKEFSKAVLTFKTMLQEFDCSVASKENYIKGRLSEKEKTIAGQKTEIERLEKKIKTLEYKIEILEKTATIYEEDKRNLQQELESKSQKLQRQASDKRRLEARFQGMVAETTMKWEKECERRVAAKQLEMQNKLWVKDEKLKQLKAIVTEPKSDKPERPSRERDREKPVQRSVSPSPVPPSSNFIAQVPNSQQLVSNPQVHRRSNSCSSISVASCVMEWEQKTPSHKHTSGTSNARSRQQEPEQSRDCYTSDRRRGMCWTGVIEVPRRRDELEIEEDQCCRNAPPVRLRHRRSRSAGERWVDHKPPSNLPTETVMQPHVPHAITVAAASEKALAKCDKYMLTHQELASDGEIETKLIKGDVFKTRGGGQAVQFTDIETLKQESPTGRKRRSSPSNPDPPEDAAESEWTDVETRCSVAVEMRAGSALGPGYEHHAQPKRRKP; encoded by the exons ATGATGGCGAC taGGGCCAAGAAGCCGCGGAGGCCGATACTGAAGAAGCCGTCCAACCCCAGCCTGAGGGACCCCGTGGGG gtgTACTGCAGGGTGCGGCCGCTCAGCCGCCCGGACCAGGAGTGCTGCATCGAGGTCATCAGCGACACCACCGTGCAGATGCACCCGCCCGACGGCTACAGGATATTCCGCAACGGGGAGTACCGAGAG ACACAGTATTCATTTAAAGAAGTGTTTGGCACCCTTGTTGTTCAGAAGAAGGTTTTCGATGTGGTGGCTAAACCTCTAGTGGAAGATCTCATTCGTGGGAAAAATG GTCTTCTTTTTACATATGGCGTGACAGGCAGTGGAAAAACACACACCATGACAGGATCTCCTGGTGATGGAGGACTTCTCCCGCGGTGTTTGGATATGATCTTCAACAGTATAGGACCATTCCAGGCCAAGCGATTT GTTTTTAAGCTTGATGACAAGAATGGTGTGGATGTCCAGTGTGAAGTAGATGCTCTCTTAGAGCGCCAGAAAAGAGATGTCATGCCTGTTCCAAAACCTACACCTGGCAA GCGACAAATAGACCCAGAAATTGCTGATATGATCAATGTGCAAGATCAGTGTAAGGTGGAAGAAGTGGATGAAGATAATGTCTACTGTGTCTTTGTCTCCTATATTGAGATCTACAACAACTACATATATGACCTCTTGGAGGAAGCTCCCTTTGATCCTATAAAACCAAA ACCTCCGCAATCCAAAATACTTCGTGAGGACCAGAATCACAACATGTATGTCACAGGATGCACAGAAGTAGAAGTGAAATCTACAGAAGAAGCTTTTGAAGTGTTCTGGAGAG GTCAAAAGAAGAGGCGTATTGCGAACACTCAGCTGAATCGGGAATCTAGTCGCTCTCACAGTGTTTTTATAATAAAGTTGGCTCAGGCACCCCTGGATGCGGATGGAGATAAAGTGCTACAG GAGAAAGAACAGATCACTTTAAGCCAGCTGTCTCTAGTTGATCTGGCTGGAAGCGAAAGAACTAACAGAACAAAAGCCGAAGGGAACAGGTTGCGAGAAGCAG gtAATATTAATCAGTCCCTAATGACATTGAGAACATGTATTGAAGTTCTAAGGGAAAACCAGATGTATGGATTAAATAAG ATGGTTCCGTACAGAGATTCCAAACTGACTCATCTTTTCAAGAACTATTTTGATGGTGAAGGCAAAGTGCGTATGATTGTATGTGTTAATCCTAAAGCTGAGGACTACGAGGAAAGCTTG CAAGTCATGCGCTTCGCAGAAATGACGCAGGAGGTCGAAGTTGCGAGACCTGTTGACAGACCGCTCTGTGGCTTAACGCCGGGACGGCGCTTTAGGAATCAGGCCTTCCAAGAGGAACTCTCACGGAAACTGGAGATGCGGGGCGGCCCAGTAGATGCAG aaacagaagagcaatCTGTTTTAGAAACAATTCTGCAGAACTTTCCTCCATTGCCCGCATGTGAGCTATTGGATATTAATGATGATCAAACACTTCCAAAGCTTATTGAAGTCCTGGAAAAACGCCATAAACTACGACAAATGTTGATAAAGGAATTCTCCAAAGCTG TGCTTACCTTTAAAACAATGCTGCAAGAATTTGACTGCAGTGTTGCATCCAAGGAAAACTATATTAAAGGAAGActgtctgaaaaagagaaaacaatagcgggacagaaaacagaaatagagcgcctggagaagaaaattaaaactttggAATACAAG aTTGAGATCTTAGAGAAAACTGCAACAATTTATGAAGAAGACAAGCGTAATCTTCAGCAAGAACTAGAAAGCAAGAGCCAGAAATTGCAGCGTCAGGCTTCTGACAAGCGTAGATTGGAGGCACGGTTTCAAGGCATGGTGGCAGAAACAACCATGAAATGGGAGAAGGAGTGT GAGCGTCGGGTagcagcaaagcagctggagATGCAGAACAAACTTTGGGTCAAAGACGAAAAGCTGAAGCAACTGAAGGCCATTGTTACTGAACCAAAAAGTGACAAGCCAGAGAGGCCTTCGCGGGAGAGAGACCGAGAGAAGCCTGTTCAGCGATCAGTGTCTCCTTCACCAGTACCT CCTTCTAGTAACTTTATTGCTCAGGTCCCTAACAGCCAGCAGCTCGTGAGCAACCCGCAGGTTCACAGGCGTTCTAATTCTTGTAGCAGCATTTCTGTGGCATCCTGTGTTATGGAATGGGAGCAGAAAACCCCTTCGCACAAGCATACCAGTGGCACTTCTAATGCCAGGAGTAGACAACAAGAACCAGAACAAAGTAGAGACTGTTACACCTCAGACAGAAGGCGAGGGATGTGCTGGACTGGAGTCATTGAGGTTCCCAGGCGTAGAGATGAGCTAGAAATAGAAGAGGATCAATGCTGCAGG AATGCACCTCCGGTTCGCCTCAGACACAGACGGTCGCGCTCAGCTGGGGAGAGATGGGTAGATCATAAGCCACCTTCTAATCTGCCCACTGAGACAGTCATGCAGCCGCATGTCCCCCACGCCATCACGGTGGCGGCTGCAAGTGAAAAGGCACTAGCTAAGTGTGACAAGTATATGCTGACGCACCAGGAGCTAGCCTCTGATGGGGAGATTGAAACAAAACTAATTAAG GGTGATGTGTTCAAAACCAGGGGTGGAGGACAGGCTGTGCAGTTCACAGATATAGAGACTCTGAAGCAAGAATCTCCAACCGG TCGAAAGCGAAGATCATCCCCTTCTAATCCTGACCCACCTGAGGATGCTGCGGAATCCGAATGGACTGATGTAGAAACCAGA TGTTCCGTGGCAGTGGAGATGAGGGCAGGGTCAGCTCTTGGACCTGGATACGAGCATCACGCTCAGCCCAA gcgAAGAAAGCCATGA